The stretch of DNA TTATGCATGTTCACGTATCTACGCCAGTAGGTGATTCTATTTtggtggaccgtgtatatcggtcatgtgtggtagcTATTAGGGGTTATGATAGGAGAGTCGATCTTTTACTACTCACCaaggttgattttgacgtgattttgggcatggatttaTTATCATCGTGTCACgctattctagattatcatgccaagactgtgacattggcgatgtcggTGATGCtaaggttagagtggagaggttccttggattatgttcctagcagagtgATTTCgtacttgaaggctcaacggaagGTTGAGAAgagatgtttggcatatttggcctttgtgagggatgttggtgctgatactcctaccattgagttcgttccggtagtgagagacttttcggatgtatatCTTGTAGATCTGCCGGGCATGCCACATGACAGGGACTTTGATTTTGGTATAGACCTGGTgctaggcactcagcccatttctatccctctgtatcatatggcaccagcaaAGTTGAAGCAGTTGAATGAACAACTTCAGCAcctacttgataagggattcatcaggCCTAGTATGTCGCATTGtagtgcaccggttctatttatgaagaagaaggattgtACTAtgtagatgtgtattgattacatataattgaacaaagttacaattaagaacaagtatccactaccatgcattgatgacttatttgaccagcttcagggtgctagaatattttCGAAGAATGATTTATGGTcaaggtatcatcagttgaagattcgggattctgaCATTCTGAAGACAGCGATCAGGACCTGATATGGTCGCTGCGAGTttttgtgatatct from Nicotiana tomentosiformis chromosome 11, ASM39032v3, whole genome shotgun sequence encodes:
- the LOC138901647 gene encoding uncharacterized protein yields the protein MSRDSFVMHVHVSTPVGDSILVDRVYRSCVVAIRGYDRRVDLLLLTKVDFDVILGMDLLSSCHAILDYHAKTVTLAMSVMLRLEWRGSLDYVPSRVISYLKAQRKVEKRCLAYLAFVRDVGADTPTIEFVPVVRDFSDVYLVDLPGMPHDRDFDFGIDLVLGTQPISIPLYHMAPAKLKQLNEQLQHLLDKGFIRPSMSHCSAPVLFMKKKDCTM